GCCCGCGGCGAGGATGTACTCCTCCACGCTCGCGTCCTCGGCCGCCCCGTCGAGGATGTACTGCTCTGCGGCGTAGAACACGCAGAGCAGGGACGTCTGGACCCCATCGACGAGCATGACCTTTTCCTCGTCTTCGAACTCGACGTCCGCGAGGACGATGTCGCGAATCTTCCCGAGTTCTTCCTGCGCGGTGTCCGCGTCGATGTCACCGTCGTCGTAACTGGTCACGACCTTCACGATTGCGATGGCCGTGTCGTCCTGCAGGTTGAGCAGCAGGCGTGCTGAGTCTTCGTCTTCTGGGTCGATGTCCTCTTCTTTGATCCGGTCCAGCCAGTTCTGCCACCGGTCTTCGGTGTAGAACTCTCCAGGGGGCGTGCTCATACCGAGAGGAAACGGGTGATACGTGATAAGCCCTGTGTTCAGAAATCTGCCGTGTCAATGTCGTACACGGCCTTCGGCGTCTCGACGTGTGCGACCCTGACGGCGTCCTCGTGGCCCGATTCGAGCAGCCAGTTCACCCGTCGTGGCACCGTCTTCGGGCCGAGAACCGCGCCGGGACGGTCGGGGTCGTCGATGAAGTCGGTCTCCATCAGGAACGGTTCGTCCTGTTCCAGTGCAACCTCCAGTCGGTCGCGGTCAGCGAGCACGCTCGGCGTCGGCCCCGCCAGTTTCCCGACCGAGTAGTGTTTCACTACTTTGTGGCGCGGGAGGCCGCGTTCCTCGGCCCACTCGGCCACTTCGGTGAGGTCTTCGCTCGTCTCGGTGTGGAGTTGCACGGCGCAGTCGTGGTCAGCGCCGAGCGAGAAGGCGTGTTTCATCACGTCGTTCGACGCCTCCCACACGTCGTCTGAAACATCGTAGTGCGGGCGACCCGATTTGAGCGCGAGTGCCTCGTCGTCCGCGACGAACTCTGCGGCTACGTCGAGGCCCGTCTGCATCAGGTCGCACGCCTCGCCGGGAGTGAATCCGCGCTCGCCAACCAGCCGCGAGATGAGTGCGGGGTGGACGCCGAGGACGGCCCACGCCCGCCCCGCCAAAATCTCGGTCGCCTGTTCGACTGCGCCGATGGTCAGTTCGAACACTTCCCTGAAATCGCCGGGGCCTTCGACCTCGCGGTCCAGCAGGTGCCACGACGGTTTGTTGACGACGAGCATGTGGGTTCCGCCCGCGCGGGCGAAGTCCTTGACTGCTTCCTCGTTTCGCCCGTAGACGGGGTCGAGATGCAGGTGATTGTCGAGAATCGGCGTGTCGGGCATACCTGAGTGCGGGAGGCGCACGAAAAAAGGTCTTACTCGATGGTGATGGAGTCGTGGGCGGCGTTTCGTAGTGCGTCGGAGCGCCCGTGTTCGCCGGGGGCGATGGCGAGTGTCCGAACCCCGTAGCGGGCGGCCATTTCGAGCAACGGCTTGAAGTCGGTGTCTCGGGAGGCGATGGCGAGGACGTCGATCGACTCGGTCACGATGAATTCAGCCGCATCGACGGCGAGTTTCACGTCCACGTCGCCGCTCGTGATGACCACCTCGAAGCCGCGGGCCTCTGCGGCCTGGATGAGCGCGGGCGTCGCGTGTTCGTCGAGGTAGAGCCGCCGCGTCGCTAGCCAGCCTGCGGCCGTCCCCGCCTCTCGCACGTCGTCTAAGTCGACGTTGAATTCGTCACGCAACACGTTCGGCCCATCGACGAACAACCCAACTTTGGGTTCGTCGTGGTCCCCAACCAATTCATCGTTCCCACCGGGCATGGCCGGGCTAGGATGGGTACGCTAAAAGCGGTGGCGATTGGCGAACCTGTCAACTGAATTTCACCAGACTGTGAGCGAGTCTCTTCGGCGCCCAGGCTGCAGAATAATCGGGTCATCCACAGGGAAATCGCCCGTAGGAATGAAGCCCACCCGGCTTGCAGCCGGTGGGCGAAGTGGATGTGGTCGGTGCGGGAGATGACCCGCACGAACCGGATGACAGACACGTGTAGGTTGGATGACAGACACGCGTGTGGCCTGCGAACAGGCCGGGTGTTCCGTGATAGCCGAATCAGGCGGAGGTAGCGTTCACGGAGCCGTTTCCGCTCCCTTCGAGGACGGTTCCGTCTTCGGAGACGGACCCGTTCGTGAGGGCACCGAGGGTTGCGTTCAGTTCGTAGGCTGGGGTCTGAATCGTCACCTCAGTGTCAGCAGAGACGTTGACGAACCGGATGTTGAGTTCGTAGCTGCCGTCTTCTGCGATTTCGGTGGCCTCCTTCTGGTCCTGGTAGTAGGCCCAGGCGGCCTCGCCCGCG
This sequence is a window from Haladaptatus sp. QDMS2. Protein-coding genes within it:
- a CDS encoding DUF2150 family protein encodes the protein MSTPPGEFYTEDRWQNWLDRIKEEDIDPEDEDSARLLLNLQDDTAIAIVKVVTSYDDGDIDADTAQEELGKIRDIVLADVEFEDEEKVMLVDGVQTSLLCVFYAAEQYILDGAAEDASVEEYILAAGDAEAEDDLDAALGYCVQAGTRIIDGNDLDLSVAEEIEYGLVAEWVNGLDSLHNAMSDPEVVEEDDE
- a CDS encoding TatD family hydrolase, with protein sequence MPDTPILDNHLHLDPVYGRNEEAVKDFARAGGTHMLVVNKPSWHLLDREVEGPGDFREVFELTIGAVEQATEILAGRAWAVLGVHPALISRLVGERGFTPGEACDLMQTGLDVAAEFVADDEALALKSGRPHYDVSDDVWEASNDVMKHAFSLGADHDCAVQLHTETSEDLTEVAEWAEERGLPRHKVVKHYSVGKLAGPTPSVLADRDRLEVALEQDEPFLMETDFIDDPDRPGAVLGPKTVPRRVNWLLESGHEDAVRVAHVETPKAVYDIDTADF
- a CDS encoding NYN domain-containing protein, with protein sequence MPGGNDELVGDHDEPKVGLFVDGPNVLRDEFNVDLDDVREAGTAAGWLATRRLYLDEHATPALIQAAEARGFEVVITSGDVDVKLAVDAAEFIVTESIDVLAIASRDTDFKPLLEMAARYGVRTLAIAPGEHGRSDALRNAAHDSITIE